CGTGCTCCATATGTCACAATTGCTGGACAAACTGCTCCTGGTGATGGTGTTTGTCTTGCTGGCGAAAGCTTCTGGATAAATACTCACGATGTAATCATCAGACACATGCGTTTTCGCAGGGGAGAAACTTGGGTTGGTCGCCGCGACGATGCGATTGGTGGTAATCCGGTTGGTAATATCATGATTGATCACGTTTCAGCAAGCTGGGGATTAGATGAAAATATGTCAATCTATCGCCATATGTGGAGCGACGGAACAGGTAAAAAAGATCTCAAATTACCAACTGTAAATATTACGATCCAAAATTCTATTTTCTCAGAAGGGTTAGATACATGGAATCATGCTTTTGGAAGTACGCTGGGAGGCGAAAATTGCTCTTTTATGCGTAATCTTTGGGCTAATAACTCTGGTCGAAACCCTTCTATTGGTTGGAATGGTGTTTTCAACTTTGTGAATAATGTCTTATTTAACTGGGTACATCGTTCGATAGATGGTGGTGACTATACTGCAAAATTTAACATTATAAACAACTACTACAAGCCAGGGCCTGCTACTCCTACTGATCGCCCAGCAGGATATCGGATTTTGAAACCAGAGTCGGGGCGTAGTACCCTAACACATCGTGTTTATGGACGTGCGTTTGTTGATGGAAACATTGTTGAAGGAAACGAAAAAGTAACCAATGATAACTGGGCTGGAGGTGTTCAGCTCGAAGATATGCCAGATAAGGAAAATCCTTATAAAGAAGTGTTGTTATCTGACGATCTCAGTAAATATAAAGGTGTTGTTTATTGGGATGAACCATGGGAAATGCCTTACATGACCATCATGCCTGCAAAACAATCATTCGATTATGTGTTGGAAAATGCAGGTGCAACTTTACCAAAGAGAGATGCGGTTGATCAGCGTATTTCAAAAGTTGTTCGTA
The window above is part of the uncultured Sunxiuqinia sp. genome. Proteins encoded here:
- a CDS encoding pectate lyase codes for the protein MKQKFSRLKVVIAFVGCMLFAGSLHAQYPDIPEDVQKAAKELIEETYQLSDEAWEKAKPIVDKQAEEGRPYIPWAGRPSDLPQAKIPAFPGAEGGGMYTFGGRGGKVITVTSLADHGPGTLREACETGGARIIVFNVAGIIRLERPIIVRAPYVTIAGQTAPGDGVCLAGESFWINTHDVIIRHMRFRRGETWVGRRDDAIGGNPVGNIMIDHVSASWGLDENMSIYRHMWSDGTGKKDLKLPTVNITIQNSIFSEGLDTWNHAFGSTLGGENCSFMRNLWANNSGRNPSIGWNGVFNFVNNVLFNWVHRSIDGGDYTAKFNIINNYYKPGPATPTDRPAGYRILKPESGRSTLTHRVYGRAFVDGNIVEGNEKVTNDNWAGGVQLEDMPDKENPYKEVLLSDDLSKYKGVVYWDEPWEMPYMTIMPAKQSFDYVLENAGATLPKRDAVDQRISKVVRTGEIEYADDISLDGIPKFKHRRLPEDSYKIGIITDISQVGGYPEYKGEPYVDTDKDGMPDEYELKYADLGFDPNDSADANEDCNGDGYTNIETYINGINPRYKIDWTNMSFNYDTLGEKGGVK